From a single Solanum dulcamara chromosome 4, daSolDulc1.2, whole genome shotgun sequence genomic region:
- the LOC129885049 gene encoding uncharacterized protein LOC129885049, whose amino-acid sequence MPPFSLDFLSTKRSNLQSFLQSVTPLVPSKPLPKSNMDDQNSMWNPNGDEYFTLRDLWDCYEEWSAYGVGAPICLKHDNEDVVQYYAPYLSAIQIYTIKSASSLMRNSSSGDHDVDFEIESWSDASDSSEKLSRTISNNSISADSCFELDASRDRLGCLYFQYSETCSPFWRIPFSDKILEFTQNYPGLATLKSTDLSAASWMAVAWYPIYHVPMKGLTKNVSASFLTYHTLSSTFQDAVEEKTDGERKGDTRIPLSPFGLAAYRMQNNVWLNTHTQKDYEKLCDLQSAADSWLKQLSFSHHDFNFFTAHSNMEHAGYSL is encoded by the exons ATGCCACCTTTTTCACTTGATTTCTTGTCAACAAAAAGATCAAATCTTCAGAGTTTTCTTCAATCGGTTACACCCCTTGTCCCTTCAAAACCTCTACCAAAG AGTAACATGGATGATCAAAATAGCATGTGGAATCCAAATGGTGATGAATATTTCACCCTTAGAGATTTGTGGGATTGTTATGAAGAGTGGAGTGCATATGGTGTTGGTGCTCCTATTTGTTTGAAACATGATAATGAGGATGTTGTTCAATATTATGCTCCTTACTTATCAGCAATCCAAATTTACACAATCAAATCAGCTTCCTCACTAATGAG AAACTCATCTTCTGGAGATCATGATGTGGATTTTGAGATTGAATCTTGGAGTGATGCAAGTGACAGTAGTGAGAAGTTGTCAAGAACTATAAGTAACAACTCCATTTCTGCAGATTCATGTTTTGAGTTGGATGCTTCAAGAGATCGCCTTGGCTGTCTCTATTTTCAGTATTCTGAGACATGCTCTCCTTTTTGGAGAATTCCCTTTTCAGATAAG ATCCTTGAATTTACTCAGAACTATCCTGGACTCGCGACGCTAAAGAGCACTGACTTGTCTGCTGCAAGTTGGATGGCTGTTGCTTG GTATCCAATCTACCATGTTCCAATGAAAGGACTTACTAAAAATGTTTCTGCAAGCTTTCTTACCTACCATACATTGTCATCAACTTTCCAAG ATGCTGTAGAAGAGAAAACTGATGGAGAAAGGAAGGGTGATACCAGAATTCCTCTTAGTCCTTTCGGTTTAGCTGCATACAGGATGCAAAATAATGTATGGCTAAACACTCATACACAAAAGGACTATGAAAAACTATGTGATCTTCAAAGTGCTGCAGATTCATGGCTGAAGCAGCTTTCCTTTAGTCACCATGACTTCAATTTCTTCACTGCACATTCTAACATGGAGCATGCAGGTTACTCATTATGA